From the Gasterosteus aculeatus chromosome 13, fGasAcu3.hap1.1, whole genome shotgun sequence genome, one window contains:
- the mccc2 gene encoding methylcrotonoyl-CoA carboxylase beta chain, mitochondrial, giving the protein MLLRTVKPWLLRCRSLSPAYTRSYYADQVARLGSLPDKQSSEYQENYERMQVIVDELKSRTEKVKLGGGEKARRLHTSRGKLLPRERIDRLLDPGSPFLEFSQFAAYELYGKEEVPAGGILTGIGRVSGVECVIVANDATVKGGTYFPVTVKKHLRAQEIAQQNHLPCIYLVDSGGANLPRQAEVFPDRDHFGRIFYNQARLSSEGIAQIAVVMGSCTAGGAYVPAMADESIIVRKQGTIFLGGPPLVKAATGEEVSAEDLGGADLHCKKSGVTDHYALDDNHAIHLARKAVRRLNYKKNIEVTIEPSEAPLFPADELYGIVGDNLKRNFDVREVIARIVDGSKFDEFKAFYGDTLVTGFSRIFGYPVGIIGNNGVLFSESAKKGTHFIELCCQRNIPLIFLQNITGFMVGREYEAGGIAKDGAKMVTAVACANVPKITVIIGGSYGAGNYGMCGRAYSPRFLYMWPNSRISVMGGEQAATVLATITKDQRAREGKEFTAEQEAAMKKPIVERFEEEGSPYFSSARLWDDGIIDPTDTRLVLGLSLSAALNAPTKKTRFGVFRM; this is encoded by the exons ATGCTTCTGAGGACGGTAAAGCCGTGGTTGCTTCGTTGCAGGAGTTTGTCTCCGGCTTACACGAGGTCTTACTACGCCGACCAAGTAGCTCGACTCGGCTCTCTGCCGGATAAACAGTCCTCTGAATACCAG GAGAACTATGAGCGAATGCAGGTTATTGTTGATGAACTGAAAAGCCGGACAGAGAAGGTCAAATTGG GTGGGGGAGAGAAAGCCAGAAGACTTCACACTTCTCGTGGCAAACTCCTTCCCAGAGAGCGAATAGACCGCCTGCTGGATCCAGG GAGTCCTTTCTTAGAGTTCTCTCAGTTTGCAGCATATGAATTGTACGGAAAAGAGGAAGTCCCAGCAGGCGGCATCCTCACTGGGATCGGACGGGTTTCAGG GGTGGAATGTGTTATTGTTGCAAACGATGCTACTGTAAAAGGAGGCACCTACTTCCCGGTTACAGTGAAGAAACACCTTCGTGCACAAGAAATCGCCCAACAGAACCACCTGCCGTGCATCTACTTAG TGGACTCAGGAGGGGCCAATCTCCCCAGACAGGCCGAAGTCTTCCCAGACAGGGATCACTTTGGACGTATTTTCTACAACCAGGCCAGGCTGTCGTCAGAGGGAATAGCACAG ATTGCTGTGGTGATGGGCTCCTGCACTGCTGGAGGAGCGTATGTACCCGCCATGGCTGACGAAAGCATCATTGTGCGCAAGCAAGGAACCATTTTCCTGGGTGGACCTCCACTG GTCAAAGCAGCGACTGGGGAAGAAGTTTCTGCAGAGGACCTGGGTGGTGCTGATCTTCACTGCaa AAAATCCGGTGTGACGGACCACTATGCTTTGGACGATAACCATGCGATCCATTTGGCACGGAAGGCGGTGAGAAGACTCAACTACAAGAAAAACATTGAG GTCACCATCGAGCCCAGCGAAGCCCCGCTCTTCCCTGCAGATGAACTCTACGGCATCGTTGGAGATAACCTGAAACGCAACTTTGATGTCAGAGAG GTCATTGCCAGGATTGTCGATGGCAGTAAATTTGATGAGTTTAAGGCTTTCTACGGAGACACGCTTGTTACAG GATTCTCAAGAATCTTCGGTTACCCCGTCGGAATCATCGGCAACAACGGCGTCTTGTTCTCCGAGTCGGCCAAAAAG GGGACGCACTTCATCGAATTGTGCTGCCAGCGAAACATTCCACTCATTTTCCTCCAAAACATAACAG GCTTCATGGTGGGTCGAGAGTACGAGGCGGGCGGAATAGCCAAGGACGGAGCAAAGATGGTGACCGCGGTCGCCTGTGCCAATGTTCCCAAGATCACCGTCATCATCGGTGGCTCCTACGGCGCCGGGAACTACGGCATGTGTGGCAGAGCCTACAG CCCCCGCTTCCTGTACATGTGGCCCAATTCCCGAATCTCCGTGATGGGCGGCGAGCAGGCGGCCACCGTCCTGGCGACCATCACCAAGGATCAGAGAGCACGAGAGGGGAAGGAG TTCACAGCAGAGCAGGAGGCTGCCATGAAGAAGCCAATAGTGGAGCGCTTTGAAGAGGAAGGCAGTCCGTACTTCTCCAGCGCCAG aCTCTGGGACGACGGCATCATCGACCCCACCGACACTCGTCTGGTTTTGGGACTGAGCCTGAGCGCCGCGCTAAACGCGCCGACCAAGAAGACGCGCTTTGGGGTGTTCAGGATGTGA